The following proteins come from a genomic window of Portunus trituberculatus isolate SZX2019 chromosome 35, ASM1759143v1, whole genome shotgun sequence:
- the LOC123512916 gene encoding protein bric-a-brac 2-like isoform X1, protein MFPRLQFILLLGGHETEPQKQDYVIKKMDGELLSLKWNNHRTTFYHVISGLRNKETYTDVTLACEGKFYPVHKLVLSTCSEYFSDIFDRTPCKNPVVVLKDINCQDLEFLLDYMYIGEVNVRQNELSSLIKAAECLRIKGLAVPDEEPKKNGSGGSSNNTSAAGQGRQRPELATPPAKRRRAEERRVTEQSPGRPPGDGSPEQEAGGSGGKISGSDAGRSRDQLEDKQSDVSVEQPAVHIKVEQHDSYEQSANDEFLVQSNSYEGGGGGGGEEGDGPHSSEGNTNDFPEFLQSTVEKEEPVAMSDFNPSDFPGPSGLQNSGMSTWEGDNSSTSFAEGLSGAVAAAVAAASQPQQQRQQQQLWAWNAAHSQRVAAGGDMGGLGSGVIGGGGDGVDSNSGNTGIQPRTEPISSGRWGQGGHHICHVCGYIAQRRQHLENHVRTHTGERPHQCPQCSYRCSDISNLKKHVRIHSNEKPFTCPHCSYCTGDNGSLKKHMKHHSTFSPAVFSGANPLAPQTDYPWKNVN, encoded by the exons AAAATGGACGGTGAACTTCTATCCTTGAAGTGGAACAATCACCGAACAACATTTTACCATGTCATCAGTGGACTCCGCAATAAG GAGACCTACACAGATGTAACTCTGGCATGTGAGGGCAAATTTTATCCCGTCCACAAGTTGGTTCTGTCCACCTGTAGTGAATATTTTAGTGATATTTTTGATCGCACACCATGCAAGAACCCAGTAGTTGTTCTCAAAGACATAAACTGCCAAGACTTGGAGTTTCTTTTAGATTATATGTACATTGGTGAAGTTAATGTGAGACAAAATGAACTGTCTTCACTTATAAAAGCAGCTGAGTGTTTGAGAATCAAAGGCTTAGCAGTGCCTGATGAGgaaccaaagaaaaatggaagtggtggtagcagcaataATACCAGTGCCGCAGGGCAGGGCAGACAGCGCCCGGAGCTTGCCACCCCGCCGGCAAAGCGGCGGCGAGCCGAGGAGAGACGAGTGACTGAACAGAGCCCCGGCAGACCGCCTGGGGATGGCAGCCCAGAGCAGGAGGCCGGGGGATCGGGTGGCAAGATTAGTGGTAGTGACGCTGGCAGGTCTCGGGACCAGCTGGAGGACAAGCAATCTGACGTTAGTGTCGAGCAGCCGGCAGTGCACATAAAAGTTGAACAGCATGACAGCTATGAACAATCTGCCAATGATGAGTTTCTAGTACAAAGCAATAGTtacgaaggtggtggtggtgggggtggggaggaaggagacggCCCGCACAGTTCTGAGGGCAATACCAATGACTTTCCCGAGTTCCTCCAGTCAActgtggaaaaggaggagcctGTGGCCATGAGTGACTTTAACCCTAGTGACTTCCCAGGGCCATCAGGACTGCAAAAT AGTGGAATGTCCACCTGGGAGGGTGACAATAGTTCCACCAGCTTTGCAGAAGGACTCTCTGGGGCTGTGGCAGCTGCTGTTGCCGCAGCGTCACAACCCCAGCAGCAGCGCCAGCAGCAACAACTG TGGGCGTGGAATGCAGCACACAGCCAGAGAGTAGCAGCTGGTGGTGACATGGGCGGGCTTGGCAGTGGGGTGATAGGAGGCggaggtgatggtgttgatagtAATAGTGGCAATACAGGCATTCAGCCCAGGACAGAGCCAATCAGTAGTGGCAGGTGGGGCCAGGGTGGCCATCACATATGCCATGTTTGTGGGTACATAGCTCAGCGGAGGCAGCATCTAGAGAATCACGTTCGAACACACACGGGTGAGCGGCCCCATCAGTGTCCACAATGCAGTTACCGGTGTTCGGACATCAGTAATCTCAAGAAGCACGTCAGGATCCATAGTAATGAGAAGCCATTCACCTGTCCTCACTGCAGCTATTGCACAGGAGACAATGGCTCTCTTAAAAAACATATGAAGCATCATTCTACTTTCTCGCCTGCCGTCTTCAGTGGTGCCAACCCATTAGCCCCACAAACTGATTATCCTTGGAAAAATGTAAACTAA
- the LOC123512916 gene encoding longitudinals lacking protein, isoforms A/B/D/L-like isoform X15 yields MFPRLQFILLLGGHETEPQKQDYVIKKMDGELLSLKWNNHRTTFYHVISGLRNKETYTDVTLACEGKFYPVHKLVLSTCSEYFSDIFDRTPCKNPVVVLKDINCQDLEFLLDYMYIGEVNVRQNELSSLIKAAECLRIKGLAVPDEEPKKNGSGGSSNNTSAAGQGRQRPELATPPAKRRRAEERRVTEQSPGRPPGDGSPEQEAGGSGGKISGSDAGRSRDQLEDKQSDVSVEQPAVHIKVEQHDSYEQSANDEFLVQSNSYEGGGGGGGEEGDGPHSSEGNTNDFPEFLQSTVEKEEPVAMSDFNPSDFPGPSGLQNSGMSTWEGDNSSTSFAEGLSGAVAAAVAAASQPQQQRQQQQLLEEAGRMLVCEPLGGPLTEPRGEEGGQLRCPVCGRPSSRRDHLRRHMRIHTGEKPHKCPYCPFRSLLKWNVKSHMQRRHSLHWMPLAGSQ; encoded by the exons AAAATGGACGGTGAACTTCTATCCTTGAAGTGGAACAATCACCGAACAACATTTTACCATGTCATCAGTGGACTCCGCAATAAG GAGACCTACACAGATGTAACTCTGGCATGTGAGGGCAAATTTTATCCCGTCCACAAGTTGGTTCTGTCCACCTGTAGTGAATATTTTAGTGATATTTTTGATCGCACACCATGCAAGAACCCAGTAGTTGTTCTCAAAGACATAAACTGCCAAGACTTGGAGTTTCTTTTAGATTATATGTACATTGGTGAAGTTAATGTGAGACAAAATGAACTGTCTTCACTTATAAAAGCAGCTGAGTGTTTGAGAATCAAAGGCTTAGCAGTGCCTGATGAGgaaccaaagaaaaatggaagtggtggtagcagcaataATACCAGTGCCGCAGGGCAGGGCAGACAGCGCCCGGAGCTTGCCACCCCGCCGGCAAAGCGGCGGCGAGCCGAGGAGAGACGAGTGACTGAACAGAGCCCCGGCAGACCGCCTGGGGATGGCAGCCCAGAGCAGGAGGCCGGGGGATCGGGTGGCAAGATTAGTGGTAGTGACGCTGGCAGGTCTCGGGACCAGCTGGAGGACAAGCAATCTGACGTTAGTGTCGAGCAGCCGGCAGTGCACATAAAAGTTGAACAGCATGACAGCTATGAACAATCTGCCAATGATGAGTTTCTAGTACAAAGCAATAGTtacgaaggtggtggtggtgggggtggggaggaaggagacggCCCGCACAGTTCTGAGGGCAATACCAATGACTTTCCCGAGTTCCTCCAGTCAActgtggaaaaggaggagcctGTGGCCATGAGTGACTTTAACCCTAGTGACTTCCCAGGGCCATCAGGACTGCAAAAT AGTGGAATGTCCACCTGGGAGGGTGACAATAGTTCCACCAGCTTTGCAGAAGGACTCTCTGGGGCTGTGGCAGCTGCTGTTGCCGCAGCGTCACAACCCCAGCAGCAGCGCCAGCAGCAACAACTG CTGGAAGAAGCAGGGAGAATGCTGGTGTGTGAGCCATTGGGTGGCCCTTTGACTGAGCCTAGGGGTGAGGAGGGTGGACAACTGCGTTGTCCAGTTTGTGGTCGGCCCAGCAGTCGACGAGATCACCTCAGGAGGCACATGCGCATCCACACCGGGGAGAAACCTCATAAGTGCCCCTATTGTCCTTTTCGCAGCCTCCTTAAGTGGAATGTAAAAAGCCACATGCAGCGCAGGCATAGTCTTCATTGGATGCCACTGGCCGGGTCTCAATAA
- the LOC123512916 gene encoding protein tramtrack, beta isoform-like isoform X9, producing MFPRLQFILLLGGHETEPQKQDYVIKKMDGELLSLKWNNHRTTFYHVISGLRNKETYTDVTLACEGKFYPVHKLVLSTCSEYFSDIFDRTPCKNPVVVLKDINCQDLEFLLDYMYIGEVNVRQNELSSLIKAAECLRIKGLAVPDEEPKKNGSGGSSNNTSAAGQGRQRPELATPPAKRRRAEERRVTEQSPGRPPGDGSPEQEAGGSGGKISGSDAGRSRDQLEDKQSDVSVEQPAVHIKVEQHDSYEQSANDEFLVQSNSYEGGGGGGGEEGDGPHSSEGNTNDFPEFLQSTVEKEEPVAMSDFNPSDFPGPSGLQNSGMSTWEGDNSSTSFAEGLSGAVAAAVAAASQPQQQRQQQQLVGDGRVAGGGGERDGSDSYTCPVCGHVCMGQNEWLMHCATHSPAAIARFRCPFCNYGTNDRSNFRRHVTVHTGVKNFRCPRCGRRSNDRSNMKKHVLRCATVIPTYQVG from the exons AAAATGGACGGTGAACTTCTATCCTTGAAGTGGAACAATCACCGAACAACATTTTACCATGTCATCAGTGGACTCCGCAATAAG GAGACCTACACAGATGTAACTCTGGCATGTGAGGGCAAATTTTATCCCGTCCACAAGTTGGTTCTGTCCACCTGTAGTGAATATTTTAGTGATATTTTTGATCGCACACCATGCAAGAACCCAGTAGTTGTTCTCAAAGACATAAACTGCCAAGACTTGGAGTTTCTTTTAGATTATATGTACATTGGTGAAGTTAATGTGAGACAAAATGAACTGTCTTCACTTATAAAAGCAGCTGAGTGTTTGAGAATCAAAGGCTTAGCAGTGCCTGATGAGgaaccaaagaaaaatggaagtggtggtagcagcaataATACCAGTGCCGCAGGGCAGGGCAGACAGCGCCCGGAGCTTGCCACCCCGCCGGCAAAGCGGCGGCGAGCCGAGGAGAGACGAGTGACTGAACAGAGCCCCGGCAGACCGCCTGGGGATGGCAGCCCAGAGCAGGAGGCCGGGGGATCGGGTGGCAAGATTAGTGGTAGTGACGCTGGCAGGTCTCGGGACCAGCTGGAGGACAAGCAATCTGACGTTAGTGTCGAGCAGCCGGCAGTGCACATAAAAGTTGAACAGCATGACAGCTATGAACAATCTGCCAATGATGAGTTTCTAGTACAAAGCAATAGTtacgaaggtggtggtggtgggggtggggaggaaggagacggCCCGCACAGTTCTGAGGGCAATACCAATGACTTTCCCGAGTTCCTCCAGTCAActgtggaaaaggaggagcctGTGGCCATGAGTGACTTTAACCCTAGTGACTTCCCAGGGCCATCAGGACTGCAAAAT AGTGGAATGTCCACCTGGGAGGGTGACAATAGTTCCACCAGCTTTGCAGAAGGACTCTCTGGGGCTGTGGCAGCTGCTGTTGCCGCAGCGTCACAACCCCAGCAGCAGCGCCAGCAGCAACAACTG GTGGGTGACGGCAGAGTGGCGGGTGGCGGAGGAGAACGTGATGGTAGTGATTCCTACACATGTCCTGTTTGTGGCCATGTATGCATGGGACAGAACGAATGGCTTATGCACTGTGCCACCCACTCCCCAGCAGCCATTGCACGGTTTCGCTGTCCCTTCTGTAACTATGGTACAAATGACCGAAGCAACTTCCGCAGGCATGTGACTGTGCACACAGGAGTTAAAAACTTCAGGTGTCCTCGGTGTGGCAGACGTTCCAATGATCGTAGTAACATGAAAAAACACGTGCTGAGATGTGCCACAGTTATTCCCACTTACCAAGTTGGATGA
- the LOC123512916 gene encoding protein tramtrack, beta isoform-like isoform X12: MFPRLQFILLLGGHETEPQKQDYVIKKMDGELLSLKWNNHRTTFYHVISGLRNKETYTDVTLACEGKFYPVHKLVLSTCSEYFSDIFDRTPCKNPVVVLKDINCQDLEFLLDYMYIGEVNVRQNELSSLIKAAECLRIKGLAVPDEEPKKNGSGGSSNNTSAAGQGRQRPELATPPAKRRRAEERRVTEQSPGRPPGDGSPEQEAGGSGGKISGSDAGRSRDQLEDKQSDVSVEQPAVHIKVEQHDSYEQSANDEFLVQSNSYEGGGGGGGEEGDGPHSSEGNTNDFPEFLQSTVEKEEPVAMSDFNPSDFPGPSGLQNSGMSTWEGDNSSTSFAEGLSGAVAAAVAAASQPQQQRQQQQLGCEPALGLRCRQCGLLARNPYHLRQHLMIHSGERPLKCGLCPYSCIKTNDLKKHMDTHTGQKRYQCPYCPHRSARRNSMRLHVASRHGQAKGFVVGSVTQ; the protein is encoded by the exons AAAATGGACGGTGAACTTCTATCCTTGAAGTGGAACAATCACCGAACAACATTTTACCATGTCATCAGTGGACTCCGCAATAAG GAGACCTACACAGATGTAACTCTGGCATGTGAGGGCAAATTTTATCCCGTCCACAAGTTGGTTCTGTCCACCTGTAGTGAATATTTTAGTGATATTTTTGATCGCACACCATGCAAGAACCCAGTAGTTGTTCTCAAAGACATAAACTGCCAAGACTTGGAGTTTCTTTTAGATTATATGTACATTGGTGAAGTTAATGTGAGACAAAATGAACTGTCTTCACTTATAAAAGCAGCTGAGTGTTTGAGAATCAAAGGCTTAGCAGTGCCTGATGAGgaaccaaagaaaaatggaagtggtggtagcagcaataATACCAGTGCCGCAGGGCAGGGCAGACAGCGCCCGGAGCTTGCCACCCCGCCGGCAAAGCGGCGGCGAGCCGAGGAGAGACGAGTGACTGAACAGAGCCCCGGCAGACCGCCTGGGGATGGCAGCCCAGAGCAGGAGGCCGGGGGATCGGGTGGCAAGATTAGTGGTAGTGACGCTGGCAGGTCTCGGGACCAGCTGGAGGACAAGCAATCTGACGTTAGTGTCGAGCAGCCGGCAGTGCACATAAAAGTTGAACAGCATGACAGCTATGAACAATCTGCCAATGATGAGTTTCTAGTACAAAGCAATAGTtacgaaggtggtggtggtgggggtggggaggaaggagacggCCCGCACAGTTCTGAGGGCAATACCAATGACTTTCCCGAGTTCCTCCAGTCAActgtggaaaaggaggagcctGTGGCCATGAGTGACTTTAACCCTAGTGACTTCCCAGGGCCATCAGGACTGCAAAAT AGTGGAATGTCCACCTGGGAGGGTGACAATAGTTCCACCAGCTTTGCAGAAGGACTCTCTGGGGCTGTGGCAGCTGCTGTTGCCGCAGCGTCACAACCCCAGCAGCAGCGCCAGCAGCAACAACTG GGGTGTGAGCCGGCGCTGGGGCTTAGGTGTAGGCAGTGCGGGCTGTTGGCGAGGAACCCCTACCACCTGCGTCAACACCTCATGATTCACTCTGGTGAGAGACCCTTGAAGTGTGGCCTGTGTCCTTACTCCTGCATCAAGACCAATGACCTAAAGAAgcacatggacacacacacgggcCAGAAGAGGTACCAGTGCCCTTACTGTCCGCACcgcagcgccagacgcaatagCATGAGGCTGCACGTCGCCAGCCGACACGGGCAAGCAAAGGGATTTGTTGTGGGGTCTGTCACTCAGTAA